The following coding sequences lie in one Pontibacter sp. G13 genomic window:
- a CDS encoding FKBP-type peptidyl-prolyl cis-trans isomerase, producing the protein MSFLKDFLNKRDITFQESPDGVLYTVETPGEDPKPAAGQYVQVHYTGKLLDGTTFDSSVERGTPFVFKLGQGQVIKGWDVGIPLFGIGGNGTIYLSPELGYGAQGAGDAIPPNASLQFDIQVLGILNEEEYQAYEKAQIEERQKALEAFMRQQMEIDLGIIKDHIQKSGKDFLVTESGLFYHISEEGSGAKAEAGKDVEVHYTGRLLDGTKFDSSHDRAQPIAFPLGAGRVIPGWDEGIQLFSEGGKGTLVIPSLMAYGPRAMGPIPANAVLEFDIEVVKVG; encoded by the coding sequence ATGAGCTTTCTCAAAGACTTCCTGAACAAACGGGACATCACGTTCCAAGAAAGCCCCGATGGGGTTCTATATACAGTTGAAACGCCCGGCGAAGATCCCAAACCTGCCGCTGGTCAATATGTACAAGTACACTACACAGGCAAGCTCCTCGACGGGACAACCTTTGACTCATCCGTTGAGCGCGGCACCCCATTTGTCTTCAAACTCGGTCAAGGGCAAGTTATCAAAGGTTGGGACGTCGGTATTCCGCTCTTTGGAATCGGAGGTAATGGTACCATCTATCTTTCGCCCGAATTGGGCTATGGCGCCCAAGGTGCAGGAGATGCCATTCCCCCCAACGCTTCCCTTCAATTCGATATTCAGGTACTCGGTATCCTGAACGAAGAGGAATATCAGGCTTACGAGAAGGCCCAAATCGAAGAGCGCCAGAAAGCATTGGAAGCATTCATGCGCCAGCAGATGGAGATCGATCTCGGTATCATCAAGGATCACATCCAAAAATCTGGCAAAGATTTCTTGGTGACCGAATCTGGCCTGTTCTACCACATCTCTGAAGAAGGTTCTGGCGCCAAAGCTGAAGCCGGTAAGGATGTAGAGGTACACTACACCGGTCGTCTGCTCGATGGCACCAAGTTCGATTCCTCCCACGATCGCGCACAACCGATTGCCTTCCCATTGGGAGCAGGGCGCGTGATTCCCGGTTGGGATGAAGGCATCCAGCTTTTTTCCGAAGGGGGCAAAGGGACTCTGGTGATCCCTTCCTTGATGGCCTATGGCCCTCGCGCTATGGGACCGATTCCCGCCAATGCTGTGCTGGAATTTGATATCGAAGTCGTCAAAGTGGGATAA
- a CDS encoding M43 family zinc metalloprotease: protein MNVKRLFTVTSVSYVAPLICGLLSASNAYAQDPPRRHCGTMPHLDQQIDDNPNTRYQIQEVENNTQMNTKQVGGGVQGTIKVPVVIHILWRNQVENISEEQVFSQLEVLNEDFRRRNSDRTDTPAEFAGVAADTEIEFVLAKQDPRGMPTNGIIRKRTTKASFFSQDNDVKYSSMGGADAWPTDQYLNIWVCNLAQGMLGYSQFPGGGANETDGVVIGYRFFGTMGTVSSPYDQGRTTTHEVGHWLNLRHIWGDGDCSADDFVDDTPTARAAHHGCPTHMYSCGHRSMTQNFMDYTDDACMNLFTAGQKLRMRALFGIGGFRRNMLYSQGAVPPVDQYTAPHELLVSQIGDKSAHLSWEDVPGVTAYQAGIRPVGSAEWLERYFDRNYAQPTSLEACTQYEFRLRSIYGGYTSDFSETVRFTTRGCEEQVVAVSNETVPSRMDISPMGGTQAQIAWTPVSQASSYEIQYKMSGSRNILNRMVDRPEAVLPNLQTGVRYYIRVRAYIQGQAQSYSKVFSFVAGRANTSNARIASSAQGPAEIEVQPTADPRYVQVSMDLLDASLWLMTVWNQDGQVVRAFDPFEVSPGAPVELDMIDLPRNMGYRLTVEDEDGFGLETEFYLQ from the coding sequence ATGAACGTGAAACGCCTGTTTACCGTCACTTCTGTTTCTTACGTTGCCCCGCTTATATGCGGGCTGCTGTCTGCGTCGAATGCGTATGCGCAAGACCCTCCTCGACGCCACTGTGGCACCATGCCGCATCTTGATCAGCAAATAGACGACAATCCCAATACACGGTACCAAATCCAAGAGGTCGAGAACAATACCCAGATGAACACCAAGCAAGTAGGTGGGGGTGTTCAGGGTACCATCAAAGTCCCCGTCGTCATCCATATCTTGTGGCGCAACCAAGTCGAGAATATCTCTGAAGAGCAGGTATTTTCACAATTGGAGGTCTTGAATGAAGATTTCCGCCGCCGGAATTCGGATCGCACCGATACACCTGCGGAATTTGCCGGAGTCGCTGCCGACACCGAAATCGAGTTCGTTTTGGCCAAGCAAGACCCGCGCGGCATGCCGACAAACGGAATCATCCGAAAACGAACTACCAAAGCCTCATTCTTCTCGCAAGACAATGATGTCAAGTATAGCTCGATGGGCGGCGCAGATGCATGGCCCACCGACCAATACCTCAATATCTGGGTTTGCAACCTCGCTCAAGGTATGCTGGGATATTCTCAGTTTCCGGGAGGAGGCGCCAATGAAACGGATGGTGTAGTGATCGGCTATCGCTTTTTCGGAACAATGGGGACAGTTTCCTCGCCATACGATCAAGGTAGAACTACCACCCATGAGGTCGGCCATTGGCTGAATCTCCGCCACATTTGGGGGGATGGAGATTGCTCTGCAGACGATTTTGTAGACGATACTCCAACTGCCCGTGCAGCGCATCATGGTTGCCCAACTCACATGTACAGCTGTGGACATCGGAGCATGACGCAGAATTTCATGGACTACACCGATGATGCCTGCATGAATCTCTTCACTGCTGGCCAGAAGCTTCGAATGCGCGCCTTGTTCGGTATTGGTGGATTTCGGAGAAATATGCTGTACTCCCAGGGGGCTGTGCCTCCCGTGGACCAATACACTGCGCCTCATGAACTCCTCGTATCCCAAATCGGCGACAAATCGGCCCATCTCAGTTGGGAGGATGTACCGGGCGTAACCGCTTACCAAGCTGGAATCAGACCGGTAGGTTCAGCCGAATGGCTTGAGCGCTACTTCGATCGAAACTATGCACAGCCTACCAGTTTGGAGGCTTGTACCCAATACGAATTCCGGCTGAGAAGTATCTACGGAGGATATACCAGTGATTTCTCTGAGACTGTGCGATTCACTACGCGCGGCTGCGAAGAGCAGGTGGTGGCAGTTTCCAACGAGACTGTACCTTCCCGGATGGACATTTCTCCGATGGGAGGCACGCAGGCACAGATTGCTTGGACGCCTGTTTCGCAAGCTAGCTCATACGAGATTCAGTACAAGATGTCGGGCTCACGCAATATCCTCAATCGGATGGTGGATCGACCAGAAGCCGTGCTTCCCAATCTCCAGACGGGGGTTCGGTACTACATCAGAGTACGAGCGTACATCCAAGGTCAAGCCCAATCCTACTCCAAGGTATTCAGCTTTGTCGCAGGAAGGGCCAACACCTCCAATGCTCGGATCGCTTCCAGTGCCCAAGGACCTGCGGAAATTGAAGTTCAGCCCACAGCAGATCCCCGGTACGTCCAAGTGTCTATGGATTTGTTGGATGCTTCCCTTTGGTTGATGACCGTTTGGAATCAGGATGGTCAAGTTGTCCGAGCATTTGACCCCTTCGAGGTCTCTCCGGGTGCTCCGGTCGAATTGGACATGATCGACCTCCCCAGAAACATGGGCTACAGACTCACGGTGGAAGACGAAGATGGATTTGGCTTGGAGACTGAATTCTACCTGCAATAA
- a CDS encoding aldehyde dehydrogenase family protein, whose translation MALSSTLKTHLMEIINPANGQVIADIAADTTASISSKYQQLLQGQQSWLSVPLPERIARLSRFHELLGQHQDRLAEILTSEVGKPLSQAAGEIRGARGRIEFFLQESEKWLADEWIAKSEQYGEMIRWEPLGVIANISAWNYPYLVGVNVFVPALIAGNAVMYKPSEYATLTGLEIEQLLLEAGIPADVFYTVKGGAEAGEALLELPLDGYFFTGSYRTGQYIRQKTADKLVPIQLELGGKDPLYVSADNADVQAVAQAAVEGAFYNAGQSCCAVERVYVHESVYDQFVEAFVEEAATLQVGAPTQEGTFIGPLTRASQPSFLAEQVADAVEKGAQILFQPPLPEGTDSGYYFAPVVLGNVSHEMAVMKEESFGPVIGIQRVSDDEEAIAMMQDTPFGLTASVYADNFETAKPIMDRMQSGTVYWNCCDRLSPSLPWSGRGDSGIGWTLSYLGIRAFTQPKAYHLKGKFSEK comes from the coding sequence TTGGCGCTTTCCTCAACGCTCAAGACGCATCTCATGGAGATCATCAATCCCGCCAACGGACAGGTTATCGCGGATATTGCCGCCGACACTACAGCGTCCATTTCTTCGAAGTATCAACAACTTCTTCAGGGCCAACAATCATGGCTCAGTGTCCCGCTTCCAGAACGCATTGCGAGATTATCCCGATTTCATGAATTACTCGGCCAACACCAAGATCGTTTAGCGGAGATTCTGACTTCTGAAGTCGGAAAACCCCTTTCTCAAGCTGCAGGAGAAATCCGAGGAGCTAGAGGTCGAATCGAGTTTTTTCTCCAAGAATCTGAAAAATGGCTTGCCGACGAATGGATCGCTAAAAGTGAGCAATACGGTGAAATGATACGCTGGGAGCCGCTCGGGGTGATTGCCAATATCTCGGCCTGGAACTATCCCTATCTCGTCGGAGTCAATGTCTTCGTGCCCGCGCTGATCGCCGGAAATGCCGTGATGTACAAACCCTCCGAATACGCTACCCTCACAGGGCTTGAAATCGAACAATTGCTTTTGGAGGCAGGGATTCCAGCAGATGTTTTCTACACCGTGAAAGGGGGCGCAGAGGCCGGTGAGGCGCTTCTGGAATTGCCGCTTGACGGATATTTTTTCACGGGATCGTATCGTACCGGACAGTACATTCGCCAGAAAACAGCCGATAAATTGGTGCCTATTCAACTAGAGCTAGGAGGAAAGGACCCACTTTATGTGAGTGCTGACAATGCCGATGTACAGGCTGTTGCCCAAGCTGCAGTTGAAGGTGCATTCTACAATGCTGGACAAAGTTGCTGTGCGGTTGAGCGAGTCTATGTGCACGAGTCAGTTTATGACCAATTTGTGGAGGCATTCGTGGAGGAAGCCGCGACTCTCCAAGTAGGCGCCCCGACTCAAGAAGGGACGTTCATCGGACCGCTTACAAGAGCCAGTCAACCTTCATTTCTTGCGGAGCAGGTAGCTGATGCGGTAGAGAAGGGAGCGCAAATACTGTTTCAGCCGCCTTTGCCGGAAGGCACGGATTCTGGATACTATTTTGCTCCGGTGGTCTTGGGGAATGTCTCCCACGAAATGGCCGTGATGAAGGAAGAGAGCTTCGGTCCGGTCATCGGAATACAGCGAGTTTCGGATGATGAGGAAGCGATTGCAATGATGCAGGATACCCCGTTTGGACTGACTGCTTCGGTGTATGCCGACAACTTCGAAACTGCCAAGCCCATCATGGATCGGATGCAGTCCGGCACAGTCTATTGGAATTGCTGTGATCGCCTGAGTCCATCTTTGCCCTGGTCGGGTAGGGGAGATTCGGGGATTGGATGGACGCTTTCCTATCTAGGGATCCGCGCATTCACCCAACCCAAAGCCTATCACCTCAAAGGCAAATTCTCCGAGAAGTAG
- a CDS encoding TonB-dependent receptor, translated as MDLQQELTTKEKALAINLQSKYYGSFAEIGAGQETAEHFFKAGGASGTIAKTMSAYDMKFSDAIYGKAKRYVCKERLQTMLDHEYDLLEERLDERSEDTCFFAYANTVETLNYRKTNRGHGWIGLRFQLAPGTPTNEVILHVGLKDNETRWQQEAIGILGVNLIYGCLFRSEKMEDLLETLVEGLSLDRVEIDMIEVKGPDFKQVDNRLLALKLVRNGLTQAAMFGPDGTVLHPSDALYKKNVLILRGRFRPVTHVNMDMLESGKRHFMEEDGVSEDELLVLFELTLNSLQAEGGINERDFLDRVDILCSMGQTVMISNYYLYYRLVSYLTQFNRDRKVGLILGVHNLELIFEEDYYTHLKGGILEAFGILFGRDVKLYTYPALQPDSDELYCCENFQLRPDLMHLFQYLHDSNKIEDITGVDPNLLHITSDETLAMIKGGQTGWEQNVPKQVEQAVKMLGLFGYQDESEASHKSASNPEPFSSKTE; from the coding sequence ATGGACCTCCAACAAGAATTGACAACCAAGGAGAAAGCCTTGGCGATCAATCTCCAATCCAAATACTATGGTTCCTTTGCCGAAATCGGTGCGGGCCAAGAGACTGCCGAACATTTCTTCAAGGCAGGTGGTGCTTCAGGCACAATTGCCAAGACCATGTCGGCCTATGACATGAAATTCAGCGATGCCATTTACGGCAAAGCGAAAAGATACGTCTGCAAGGAGCGCTTGCAAACCATGCTCGACCATGAATATGATCTCCTAGAGGAACGATTGGACGAGCGGTCAGAAGACACATGCTTCTTTGCCTACGCGAATACCGTTGAGACCCTCAACTACCGCAAGACCAATCGTGGTCACGGCTGGATCGGCTTGCGATTCCAGCTAGCTCCGGGCACTCCCACCAACGAAGTCATCTTACATGTCGGCCTCAAGGACAATGAGACACGTTGGCAACAAGAAGCCATTGGGATCTTGGGGGTCAATCTCATCTACGGCTGTCTGTTCCGATCCGAGAAAATGGAGGACCTCCTCGAAACCCTGGTAGAAGGCCTTTCGCTTGATCGGGTGGAAATCGACATGATCGAGGTAAAAGGCCCTGATTTCAAGCAGGTCGACAATCGCCTTTTGGCACTGAAGCTCGTCAGAAATGGCCTGACACAAGCTGCTATGTTTGGCCCGGATGGAACAGTTCTTCATCCCTCAGATGCCCTCTACAAAAAGAATGTCCTGATTCTCCGAGGCAGATTCAGACCAGTCACCCATGTCAACATGGATATGCTAGAATCTGGCAAGCGACATTTTATGGAAGAAGATGGCGTCAGCGAGGATGAATTGCTGGTGCTATTTGAACTGACCCTGAACAGCCTTCAGGCGGAAGGAGGGATCAACGAGCGGGACTTCTTGGATCGCGTGGACATCCTTTGCTCCATGGGCCAGACCGTAATGATCTCCAATTACTACCTGTACTATCGACTGGTCTCCTACCTGACCCAATTCAATCGAGATCGTAAAGTCGGCTTGATTCTGGGGGTACACAATCTGGAATTGATCTTTGAAGAGGATTACTATACGCACCTCAAAGGCGGGATTTTGGAGGCTTTTGGGATCTTGTTTGGGCGAGATGTGAAACTCTACACCTACCCAGCTCTACAGCCAGACAGCGATGAGTTGTATTGCTGCGAAAATTTCCAGCTGCGTCCCGATCTCATGCACTTGTTTCAATACCTCCACGACTCCAACAAAATCGAGGATATCACCGGAGTCGACCCCAATCTCCTGCATATCACCTCCGACGAAACGTTGGCCATGATCAAAGGAGGTCAAACGGGCTGGGAGCAAAATGTCCCCAAACAGGTGGAACAAGCCGTAAAAATGCTGGGACTCTTCGGATACCAAGATGAATCGGAAGCATCTCACAAATCTGCTTCGAATCCCGAACCTTTTAGTTCGAAAACCGAATAA